One region of Wyeomyia smithii strain HCP4-BCI-WySm-NY-G18 chromosome 3, ASM2978416v1, whole genome shotgun sequence genomic DNA includes:
- the LOC129732627 gene encoding venom allergen 3 homolog — protein sequence MSHSMRSLIAVTVLLALIKCSQQQTNYCSASLCPNGGPHIACNGLTTLASSCGSGAQEVAMTSTLKALILDLHNQLRSKIATGKQNYTSKDFYPQASRMATVVWNDELASIAAANARRCVYGHDVCRNTVTYKAAGQNIAIKSYYGQTFSTNDLITGFVNAWYSEYSYANPTYIASYPKGYTGPAIGHFTQIVADRAAQVGCSLVTYNTAPWINQYFVCNYAITNIIGQPVYVSGTACSKCTTGCNTKYAGLCSEKEVINSNP from the exons ATGTCACACAGCATGAGGAGTTTGATAGCAG TCACGGTGCTCTTGGCTTTGATCAAGTGCAGTCAGCAGCAAACAAACTATTGCAGTGCATCATTATGTCCAAACGGTGGACCTCATATTGCATGTAACGGTTTGACGACGCTAGCGTCATCCTGTGGAAGTGGAGCACAGGAAGTTGCTATGACTTCCACCTTGAAGGCGCTGATCTTGGATTTACACAACCAGCTGAGGAGCAAAATTGCAACGGGTAAACAAAACTACACTTCCAAGGATTTTTATCCACAAGCTAGTCGTATGGCGACAGTG GTTTGGAATGATGAGTTAGCCAGCATAGCAGCAGCCAACGCTCGAAGATGCGTCTACGGTCATGATGTATGCCGGAATACAGTAACGTACAAAGCCGCCGGACAGAATATTGCTATTAAGTCATACTACGGCCAAACTTTTTCCACCAATGATCTAATTACGGGATTCGTAAATGCTTGGTATTCAGAATACTCCTACGCCAATCCCACTTATATCGCAAGCTACCCGAAAGGTTACACCGG ACCTGCGATTGGACACTTCACCCAGATTGTGGCAGATCGAGCAGCCCAAGTTGGATGCTCACTAGTGACGTACAATACAGCACCTTGGATCAACCAGTACTTTGTGTGTAACTATGCTATAACCAACATAATCGGTCAGCCAGTGTATGTTAGCGGTACTGCCTGCTCGAAATGCACGACTGGTTGCAATACAAAGTATGCTGGGTTGTGCAGTGAAAAGGAAGTTATTAATTCCAATCCGTAA